The following proteins are co-located in the Cryptosporidium parvum Iowa II chromosome 6, whole genome shotgun sequence genome:
- a CDS encoding poly(a)-binding protein fabm, whose translation MTSNNNVVPVSASLYVGDLDADVTETMLYEIFNSVAVVSSVRICRDALTRRSLGYAYVNYNSVADAERALDTLNFTCIRGRPCRIMWCLRDPASRRNNDGNVFVKNLDKSIDNKTLFDTFSLFGNIMSCKIATDVEGKSLGYGFIHFEHADSAKEAISRLNGAVLGDRPIYVGKFQKKAERFSEKDKTFTNVYVKHIPKSWTEDLLYKIFGVYGKISSLVLQSDSKGRPFGFVNFENPDSAKAAVAALHNALVTPVGVELDSTAETPVDNEAGADSETSSKQESGEASNKKQTASGEASKDSSGTSNEESAQNEDGSADKNVSADVQPNRLYVSRAQKKNERQVVLKSQHEAVKESHQRYQGVNLYVKNLADSINEEDLRSMFEPFGTVSSVSIKTDESGVSRGFGFVSFLSPDEATKAITEMHLKLVRGKPLYVGLHERKEQRALRLQQRIRGGAVPPVLRPGAIPPGPPGVHGAPMQFGVPPQMYFIPGNPNVAATAMPHGRAMVTGGFPNQNAMNNPWRPNPTRMPYTAGGVPPQMTGGPQMTAYNGNVIQQNGVSPNGAANATGSVQNGVTGNAVTGVQGAQNNRTGGNNQRIHNRHVQGNGQGGRPGSHGHQVQQMQKQGFKFPQNVKGSEMQRVDMMQNRQMDSSNGALVQNPLIPQPDVPLTAATLAAASPSMQKQLLGERLFPIIAQFQPELAGKITGMMLEMDNNELLELLSSDIEIKNKVDEAMVVLERAQQQIST comes from the coding sequence ATGACAAGTAATAATAACGTAGTACCGGTTAGTGCCTCCCTTTATGTGGGTGATTTGGATGCAGATGTGACTGAGACAATGTtatatgaaatatttaatagtGTTGCAGTTGTATCATCAGTACGTATTTGTAGAGACGCTCTTACAAGAAGAAGCTTGGGTTATGCTTATGTCAATTACAATAGTGTAGCGGATGCTGAGAGAGCTCTAGATACTCTTAATTTCACATGCATCCGTGGCCGTCCATGCAGAATTATGTGGTGCTTACGCGACCCAGCATCCAGAAGAAACAACGATGGAAATGTATTTGTAAAGAATTTGGATAAGTCGATTGATAATAAGACATTATTCGATACTTTTAGTctatttggaaatattatGTCATGTAAAATCGCTACCGATGTTGAGGGTAAGTCTTTGGGATATGGTTTTATCCATTTCGAACATGCAGACAGTGCTAAAGAAGCTATTTCTAGGCTAAATGGGGCTGTATTGGGAGATCGCCCAATTTATGTCGGAAAGTTCCAGAAGAAGGCTGAACGCTTTTCTGAAAAAGATAAGACATTCACTAATGTCTATGTTAAACATATCCCTAAGAGTTGGACTGAAGATCTTCTATACAAGATATTTGGAGTATATGGTAAAATTAGCTCATTGGTCCTGCAATCCGACTCTAAAGGTAGACCTTTTGGTTTTGTGAACTTTGAAAACCCCGATTCCGCTAAGGCTGCAGTTGCTGCCTTACACAATGCTTTAGTTACTCCAGTAGGGGTTGAGTTGGACTCTACAGCAGAGACTCCAGTTGATAACGAGGCTGGAGCTGATTCTGAGACATCATCCAAGCAAGAATCTGGAGAAGCTTCTAATAAAAAACAAACTGCATCTGGCGAAGCATCAAAGGATTCTTCAGGAACATCAAACGAGGAATCTGCACAGAATGAGGATGGATCAGCTGACAAGAATGTTTCAGCTGATGTACAACCAAATAGACTATATGTTTCTAGAGcacaaaaaaagaatgaacGTCAGGTGGTCTTGAAGTCTCAACACGAAGCTGTAAAGGAGAGCCACCAAAGATACCAAGGTGTAAATCTTTATGTAAAGAATTTGGCAGATTCAATCAATGAGGAGGACCTCCGTTCTATGTTTGAACCATTTGGAACAGTATCTTCCGTAAGCATTAAGACTGATGAATCAGGTGTCTCAAGAGGATTTGGGTTTGTTTCATTCCTCTCCCCTGATGAAGCTACAAAGGCTATTACTGAGATGCACCTTAAGCTTGTGCGCGGAAAGCCACTGTATGTAGGCCTTCACGAACGTAAAGAACAAAGAGCACTACGTCTTCAGCAGCGTATTAGAGGGGGTGCAGTCCCTCCAGTTTTAAGACCCGGAGCAATTCCCCCAGGCCCTCCAGGAGTACATGGAGCTCCCATGCAATTTGGTGTACCACCACAAATGTACTTTATTCCTGGAAATCCAAATGTGGCAGCAACTGCTATGCCACATGGAAGAGCGATGGTTACAGGAGGTTTCCCTAATCAAAATGCAATGAATAATCCATGGAGGCCAAATCCAACAAGAATGCCATACACTGCAGGAGGTGTGCCTCCTCAAATGACAGGCGGTCCTCAAATGACAGCCTATAATGGCAACGTTATCCAACAAAATGGAGTATCTCCAAACGGAGCTGCTAATGCTACCGGGTCTGTCCAAAATGGAGTCACCGGTAATGCAGTTACAGGAGTTCAAGGTGCTCAAAATAACAGAACTGGAGGAAATAACCAGAGAATTCATAATAGACATGTTCAAGGTAATGGGCAAGGAGGAAGGCCGGGCTCCCATGGTCATCAAGTTCAGCAAATGCAAAAGCAAGGATTCAAATTTCCACAAAACGTTAAGGGATCTGAAATGCAGCGCGTGGATATGATGCAAAATAGACAAATGGATTCATCAAACGGCGCACTTGTTCAGAATCCATTAATCCCTCAACCAGATGTTCCTCTAACTGCTGCTACCTTGGCAGCTGCATCCCCTAGCATGCAGAAACAATTACTTGGAGAGAGACTTTTCCCAATTATTGCCCAATTCCAACCAGAATTGGCAGGAAAGATCACCGGGATGATGCTTGAAATGGATAACaatgaattattagaaCTTTTGAGTTCTGATATTGAAATCAAAAACAAGGTAGATGAGGCCATGGTCGTACTTGAACGTGCTCAGCAACAAATTAGCACGTAA